Within the Malus sylvestris chromosome 4, drMalSylv7.2, whole genome shotgun sequence genome, the region TGAGTCGGAGAGAGCGATCGAGGATTTGAAGAGGGAGATTGAGAGGGTTGTGAGAGAAAATAATGAGATTGAGAAGGAAAAGACCGGGCAGGAAGCAAGGATTTTTCGATTGGAGAATGAAGCGGGGCAGTTGAGTAAGATCGAATTGGGTTTGAGGAAGGATAATGAAGCATTGCAGATGAAGGTTTTGGAGTTGGAGAATAGTGTTGAGGAGGCTATGGGTACGGGAGAGGTGTTGCAGAGGGAGATTAAGGTTTTGGGGGAAGAGAAGAGGGAGAAGGAGCAGAGTTTCGAGAAGTTAAATGAAGAAGTAAAATCACAGAAGGAACTTTTGGATATGGTTACTGAGGAAttgaagaaaaaggaggaaagaATCAAGGAAATCGAGCTAAAGAAGAGTGAGATTGAGGAGGCAAAAGTGAAGCAAGAGAAGGAAATTGCTAAATTGATAAGTCAAGTGGTAAAAGAAAGGGATTTTGTGTGTTCGTTGCAAAATTCATCCGACGAGCAGAAGGACAAGAATGCGTGGTTGGTTTCCGAAGTTAGTCAATATAAAGATGCCCTTGATCGTGTTACGCAGGAGAAGGCAGAGGCTCTGAAGAATTTGGAtggggagaagaagaaagtggaAGACTTAATGCTGACTATTTCGGGGAGGGAGAAGACGATTAAAGAAATCGAGAAAGAGTTGGAGAAACTGAGGAGTGTTAGTGAGAACATTGCCGAGGAAAACAAGGCCATGGAGAGCCGGTTGGAATCATTGGTTaaggaaaaaaatttgatgcAGAAGAACCTTGTCGAGGCTCAGAGGAAAATTCGTGATTGGGAGGCTAAATTTGAATCAGAAGGAACCAAGTTGACGCGGGCTTTGACTATGCTGAAGAACACCGCAGCACGCATATCTTCGACATCCGAAGGCAAGGAAGAAGTGGCTACCAGTGATCACAATGTTGGGGAAGAAATTCAGCCATATGTGGCGGAGTTGGATGCCATACAGAATGCTTTCAGAAACAAGGAGAAGATGGTCGGAGACTTGCAGAAACAACTTGAGTCTCTGCAGAAGTCGTCAGAGGcgcagaagaagaagagtttCTGGACTTTGATCTCATCGGCGACAACCCTTATTGCTGCAGCTTCAATTGCATATGTTTCCAAATCACGCTGAGTGGCTCGGTTTGGTAGTCAATTTTGTTCTTGGATCAACCAGCACGGCGATGTCATGTCATGTTTGTCTCTTAACAACTTATAATCTAGATAATAATGTTTTTGTTGCAGAAATCAGTCTCATGGGATACTTTGATATGCTGTCTTTTTTCTGTATGAAGGAATACGAATACCAAATCTTGTTTTCCATATCCGTTTGTGCAATTTCGTTACAACGTTAGCTTCCTTCCTATTGCTGTTCATATGATCTGTGTTATTACATGTAACTGGGAAACATATGCTTGTTAGATCAGTTGCTTCCATACGGATGCTCCTACGCAAGTTTTTCTTGCACCACGAAATCGATGTTGTATGAAAGGAAACTGTCTTTCTTAACTTGCAATCAAGGGGGTTCTCTGTCCTTTTGGCTTGGTACAACTGTGGTATCACCGATATATATACCCACATTATCTCTTGTATATATCATCGTGTGACACACGTTACGTGATGAAAGATATACTAATTCGGATATATAACTGGTTACATGTTAGTGTTTGTTGTGCAATAAGATACTTGCGTCAACATAGCACGAAGGCTCAAGCTAACTGTTCAGTGGTCAACTGTTTTGCGTTGTAGTTGATGGCAAATGGAACTTTGAAAGATCAAGCGTTTCCTAGAATTTCACGTGACGGGAGAGGTAGAGAGTGCGATATCCGCCCGCTAGTAGATTATTTCCAATGAATGGTTaatttactatgttttttttCAGATTATACTCGTCCATTGCTCAATGAATGTATATGAGAAGTCTGCTATATTGGAGAAGTGTGTATTGGTTCCTAAGCCTTTTCCTTACGTGGGCTTTGGGTTCCTATGCCTTTGCCCATAACAAAGCTCCGTTGGATTTTTTGTCTAGTAAGTAACCCAATCAAGTGTTTGCAATTCAGAACTTTTAGTCTTTTCCACTTAAAATTTCATGTGTACTGCAGACACAGTTGGAGAACAAGTTGGCTCAAGCGTCGTGTCTCTCATTCATAACTCAAAAGTTCGAATCTTCATCTATGTTGCTTCGATTAGATTAGGCTAGTTTAGAGTCTTTTAGACTATTGCTTGGAAATTTAAATACCATTTAGTTTCATTATCGACTTTAAGATCGTATAGTTGCGTTATATCATCACAGAATCACATAATATTAACAATCTACTTACTATATGTTCATAAATTAAGATCAACAATGTATAATATTAGTAAATAAGTATGTTGATGACAGTATATAATCCGTCTGTGGCCGTCACActgaaattttcatgttttaaaAAACTTCCGTCTTCATCTTTCAATTTTTGTCATTCAACAACTTAGTAAATAAATATGCTGATGACAGTGTATAACCAGTGTGTGGCAGTCACATCGAAATATCTATGTAAAAACAGTTTATTTATCTATCAACTTCTATCATTCAACAACTTAATAGATAAGTATGTTGAAGAGAGTGTATAATCAGTGTGTGGCAATCATAATGGAGAATCtgtattttaaaaacactttcatctTCATCTATCAACTTTTATCATTCAACAACTCAATAGATAAGTATGTTAACAGTGCATAATTAATGTGTGACAGTCACATTGAAATATCTATGCGTTTAAACACTTTCATCTTCATCTATCAACCTCTATCATTCAACAACTCAATAGATAAACATACGTTGATGAAAAAGCGATCACGATGCACGAAATGGTCACACcaaaatatgttttaaaaacactttcatctTCATTTATCAACTGTTATTGTTCAAATAAGTACGTTGACAACAATGCATAATCAATGCATATCAGtcacaacaaaatatatgtatattaaaAACACTTGCATCTTCATCTATCAACTTTTATCATTCGATGACTCAATAGATAAGCATATGCTGACGACGAAACGGCCACGGATCGCATCTGGTGATTCAACCAACGAATCATACGTCTCCAAATCCATGAATTCTTCGACATTATTACCAAAATTAAGATTTTGCAAACGTCACTTGATCCGATAACATTGTTGGTTGATATGAAACCTGCATAGTGGCTGACGACTGCACTGTGTGTTAGGCAATCCTCAACTTATCTATAAATAAACCACTTGTCTTTCTCTCTTGTCAATTCAATTAACTAATAGCATGCGTTTTGATTAACTTGATCTAAACCataattaattgtcaattaattaAAGTTAAAACTAGGGTTCATCATGTCTTTTTCAGAAGCTTAGCTGTGTCTTACTGTGCTGGGTTTTTTAAATCATTGTGGAGAAAGCAACTCCCACAGATGATGAGATTCATTGTTTGATTCCAAACGTGGTCCCTTTAGAAAAAGCGACCCAAAAGCCAACAACCACTAATTTGGGACTTTTGTTTTCCTTTAGAAACAAGTCTATCTTTTGCTTCTCCTCCCTCAACCTCTGACCTAACTAGTTGGTTAACGACACCTGATCATGTTATCTGTAGGGCATCTCttataaaagtttaaaattCTCAATTCCACGCTTATCTCACATGATATGATAGTTATCTGACTAGCTGAATAGTGAGATATTCTCCCAAAAACCATGTCTTACTGTATTTCGCTACTTTTTCGACTCCACGTAAGTACAGCTTTCGTTATAGACAATCTTAGTTTCTCA harbors:
- the LOC126619992 gene encoding uncharacterized protein LOC126619992, producing the protein MAKKKVTHQPIDTKEETNHTAHKAATMDEPSEKLENLKALNSLLLKETKDRRQQVEALVQAKAGLESQLSRFRVESESLVSELSGKSEENVGLELEMSVYGVFVLAQLGQMRREKAEVEKAMSEREGEIVGLKRDVEELAGGLEIEMGKLSRVCRERDCVKRDFGGLAEEANELKLKVVEMEKKERVFSEEFEKLKVQCNGLVQEKFGKEREVEIAMREKELAEMKHAESERAIEDLKREIERVVRENNEIEKEKTGQEARIFRLENEAGQLSKIELGLRKDNEALQMKVLELENSVEEAMGTGEVLQREIKVLGEEKREKEQSFEKLNEEVKSQKELLDMVTEELKKKEERIKEIELKKSEIEEAKVKQEKEIAKLISQVVKERDFVCSLQNSSDEQKDKNAWLVSEVSQYKDALDRVTQEKAEALKNLDGEKKKVEDLMLTISGREKTIKEIEKELEKLRSVSENIAEENKAMESRLESLVKEKNLMQKNLVEAQRKIRDWEAKFESEGTKLTRALTMLKNTAARISSTSEGKEEVATSDHNVGEEIQPYVAELDAIQNAFRNKEKMVGDLQKQLESLQKSSEAQKKKSFWTLISSATTLIAAASIAYVSKSR